One window from the genome of Salvia splendens isolate huo1 chromosome 9, SspV2, whole genome shotgun sequence encodes:
- the LOC121747673 gene encoding calmodulin-2/4 isoform X2, with product MAMLRICSTGCITTKELGTVMRSLGQNPTEAELQDMINEVDADGNGTIDFPEFLNLMARKMKDTDSEEELKEAFRVFDKDQNGFISAAELRHVMTNLGEKLTDEEVDEMIREADVDGDGQINYEEFVKVMMAK from the exons ATGGCGATG CTTAGGATTTGCTCGACAGGTTGCATTACCACAAAGGAGCTTGGAACCGTTATGAGGTCCCTAGGTCAGAACCCCACCGAGGCTGAGCTCCAAGACATGATTAACGAGGTGGATGCTGATGGTAATGGAACCATTGACTTCCCCGAGTTCTTGAACCTGATGGCGAGGAAAATGAAGGACACTGACTCAGAGGAGGAGCTAAAAGAGGCATTCCGTGTGTTTGACAAGGATCAGAATGGCTTCATCTCTGCTGCTGAGCTGCGCCATGTGATGACAAACCTCGGGGAGAAGCTGACTGATGAGGAAGTTGATGAGATGATCAGGGAAGCTGATGTTGATGGCGATGGACAGATAAACTACGAAGAATTTGTCAAGGTGATGATGGCCAAATGA
- the LOC121747673 gene encoding calmodulin isoform X1, whose product MADQLTDEQISEFKEAFSLFDKDGDGCITTKELGTVMRSLGQNPTEAELQDMINEVDADGNGTIDFPEFLNLMARKMKDTDSEEELKEAFRVFDKDQNGFISAAELRHVMTNLGEKLTDEEVDEMIREADVDGDGQINYEEFVKVMMAK is encoded by the exons ATGGCGGATCAGTTGACTGACGAACAGATCTCTGAGTTTAAGGAGGCCTTTAGCCTTTTCGACAAGGATGGCGATG GTTGCATTACCACAAAGGAGCTTGGAACCGTTATGAGGTCCCTAGGTCAGAACCCCACCGAGGCTGAGCTCCAAGACATGATTAACGAGGTGGATGCTGATGGTAATGGAACCATTGACTTCCCCGAGTTCTTGAACCTGATGGCGAGGAAAATGAAGGACACTGACTCAGAGGAGGAGCTAAAAGAGGCATTCCGTGTGTTTGACAAGGATCAGAATGGCTTCATCTCTGCTGCTGAGCTGCGCCATGTGATGACAAACCTCGGGGAGAAGCTGACTGATGAGGAAGTTGATGAGATGATCAGGGAAGCTGATGTTGATGGCGATGGACAGATAAACTACGAAGAATTTGTCAAGGTGATGATGGCCAAATGA